In the genome of Bremerella sp. P1, the window AACGACGGGTACAGGCCATTCATTGCAGGAATTCGTGTCACCTAACCGTGGTGAAGTTGTCTCGTAGAAGCATCAGCAACTTCCCCAAAGTTGAATTCGTACGCGCTTCCCCAAATCATGCGATGAGGATTTCCCATGTTTCTGTCGATGCTTGCTGCCAGTGTTTGTTGTGTTTACGCGCTGACATCCGTAGTGATAACTGGGTACTGGGCTTGGCGAGTCTGGGGCAAATAGCATAGCGCCTGAGAAGACCTGGCAAGAAACAAAGAAGGGCGACTCACGAGTCGCCCTTGAAAATCTACCTTCGACGATAAAACGTCGTTCTGTTGTAACTAAGAAAGAGAACGCTGAAGCGAAGAAAGCAGGTCGCGATGGCGAGATTCGCATTCGCGCATCTGCTGTTCAATCGCTGCTTCTTCTTCCGCCGAAGTGGCGTGAGCAAGCGACTGTCTTAGACGACTTATTTCCGAGTCGAATGTTTCGTTCGCGGCAGCGATTGCACTGCTACATCCTAATGAATGAAGACCGTCCATTACGTATCTACTGTTAGGTAATACCACGAATGATGCCTTGATACTTCCGGTTTAATCCATGCTGGGTAGTTCCGCAAAGCCCCCTCCTGCTTAGATGCGGATATCGCGAGTAAAAGATGGAAAGTACTGGAAAATTTACTCGCCCGAATTGCAGATTTGCTCTAAATTCATCCCCATACCCCTGCTCTTCTCCACCCCCCAAACCCTACGCCAGCTCGCCTCATGAGCGCTTACCTCATCCTGTTAGCTTTGTTTGCCATTAGCTGGGCGATTGCCGGTTTCTGTGTGTCCACTCTTTGTTTGAAGCTGCGCTGGAACTTGGTTGGCGGCGTGCTGTTGATTGTCGGGGGTTTTATTCTGCCGATGATCATTGGGAGTGCCGCACTCAACCAGCACGACGATCGCTCTGGTGTGCGGCTTTCCGACGCTTTGACCATCTTTGGCATGTTAGAGTTTTCGTTCACGATCCTCTTACTAGTCTCTACTATCGGGGCAATCGCAGGCGTCCTTGTCGGTACAGTGAGTGGTCTGTGGCCGCGAATCGATGACGATGGCAATCGACAGCGGAGCGCGCGAAGTTGGACGACCTGGAAACTAGTCATTGCTGGTCCCTTGGCACTGACGATCACCTGGACGCTCTTCTTTCTGGCTGACCTCCGAGCCAAGGGCCGTCTCGCCGATATCCGCGACAAACATCAGGCCATCTTAGATGTGCAGGAAGAAGTTGCTCCTCGCCAACAAAATGATGCAGCGGCCGTGCACGACGCACTTCTTTTGGCGATCTTGGAAGATGAATCGCCTGATTGGATTTTGGAAAACTATCGTCAGGGAAAGAAACAACCTCTATCAGCGAATATCATCTTTCGCCGAAATGATTATGACCTGTTGAAAATATTCCTGCCTGGCTTTCCACACACGCAAAGTGTTCTGGACTATGCCCAGCGCCACGAAGATGCTTTTCTCGAACTCCGCCGGCAAGTACTTCGGGAAGGACTTGAGTATCGGCACTGGGATGAAGAAGTCGCACGATTCACGGCTTTGCACGCTTTGGCGCGACTTCATCAGGATGACCTCGATTCAACGATCGACGATTTGAAGCTGTTGCACGCCATCGCAAATCAGTCACTCGACCGGCGAGTCGAAGACTCGTTTTCCATGGTGCCGATCGAAGCATATCGCTATCTCGTATTTCAAGCCATTCTTGGAACAACCAATCCCGTACCGCCCGAAGCCTACAACGTAATGCTGAACGACACCGGCGAAGTCGAACCCAGTTTGCGCCGTAGATTGAAGCGAAGTATGAGCCAGGAAGTCGTGAAGTCAATTGACTACTTGTTGCGTGAACAAACTGCCGAGCAACTCGATTTCAAGGAAACGTTCCAGCGGGCCACGGAACGAATCATTTATCAGGAACACATTCCTGGTTGTACTGATCGACTAGAAAAAGAGATCAATCAGGTCCTTGAGCCATCGACAGATCCTTTTGTTGCCATTCCTGTTCTTGCATTTCCGATGCTTGGCGACATGGATGAAGCGTGGCTTTTGACTTCCAACTACAGCTCGCACATGTATCACGCGATTCAGTTTCGTTACATGCATAATGTGCGTCTGGAAGTCGTCAAAACCGTGCAAATGTTGGAACACGAGCGAATAGAGAAGAATCGATTCCTGACGCAGCAAGAGTTCCTGATCGGGATCACATCGCCAGAATTCACGGCGGGAACTTCCATTGACTACGTTACGCTTCATAGCCCGAACACTGGCAAAGCCGAAGGAGCAATCGTCGCGGCTCCGAGTCATCGGCGGCTTGATGATTTCATAGGACTTTACCTGGGGCCGGCGATCTTTCCCATCGTCGATGCAACTTCTCCTTCTCTCGCCATCCGATCGGGCCAACTCAACGGTACTTGGGAACTTGCCCAGGTAAAAAACAATCCGCTACGGCTGATCATTCCGACGCCCAAGGCTAGCACGTCGAATCCATCGACACCGATGCGATAGACAAACATCGAGCTATGTCGAACCGTTTCTCACAGCAGACGTAGTGAGCCTTCAAGGATTCGCTGCACCCGTTTCCGATGCGTCTGTAAGACACAGCGCCTTAGGAGAAGAGATTCTGTGAGAAAGATTATCTACTTTGTTACGGCCAGCCTGGATGGATTCATCGCGCGGCCAAATGGAGCCATCGATTGGCTTATTCAAGCGGAAGGGAACGAGGACTTCGGATTCTCGACCTTCCTCGAGTCGATCGATACGGTCGTTCAGGGTCGAAATACCTACGAACACGTTTTAACCTTCGGTCCCTACCCCTACGCCGAGAAGAAGAACTTCGTCTTCTCACGCAAGATGTTGCAATGCCAGCACGCGGAAGTCGTTCGTCAGCCGGTGTCTGACTTCGTCCGCTGGATTCATTCGCAGCCCGGCAAAGATGTCTGGGTGGTAGGTGGCGGACAGTTAGCAGCGTCGTTTCTGCATGTTGGAGCGATCGACGAACTCAAGGTCTTTGTCCAACCCATTATTTTGGGTGAAGGCCTACCACTGGTCGCCCATATCGGTCGTGATACACGCCTGAAAGTGAAACACTCGCACACGTTTGGCCAGGGGCTCGTGCAGATCGACTACGACGTCTTGCGATAGTACTGCTACTACCAGAGATCGTTACAGTTTAACGCCACCCGCCTATTGATCCCTGCCTGCCAGAAACATTCCGTGATTTGAACATCCAACGCTTGCCGAACTTCCTAATACATGTATTAAGCCGGTTCTTACGATTGAATCGGTGCTTGCACCGCTAGTATTAGGGTTATCGCATGGCGATCGGGAAGCTAAATGTTTGGCAATGGTCACTAGTCTTGGCAATTCCTTCCATTGCCGGCTGCGTGCTTCCCCATTCCAAACCAGCCACCTACTCGGAAGAGATTGTCCCGCTTGATCCGGCACCGATTTCCCAGGCCGAAACCAAGTCCGAGGTACAAGTCGTTGACCATCAAGAGCCGTTCTCGGTGATTAAGCCGGCGGTACTGGAACCAACTAACATCCTTCCTCCCGAGATCGCACCAGCGGATATCCCTGCATTTGAAGTGGCTCAAGCAACCAAGGTGCCCGCGCTTCCGACGGTCGAAGGAAAAGGCATGACGCTGGCGCAGCTGCAAGACTTGGCTCTGGCAAACAACCCCACCATCCGTCAGATTTCGGCATCGGCCCAGGCTGCTTCCGACTATCGCTATCAGGTTGGTCTGTCCGCCAATCCGATTGTCGGATATTCAGGAAGCCAGTTAGCCGATCAAAATACGGATCAACACCTGGTGACCGTGGAACGCGAGTTTGTCACTGCCGGCAAGTTAGACCTGAACCGCAATGTGCTCGGCCACGCCGTTGAAGCGCAGAAGTGGGATGTCGAGTCGCAACGATATCGTGTGCTTACCGACGTGCGTCTGGCGTTCCTGGATGCCTTGGTCGCCCAGCGCCGGATGGATGTGATCGACGACTTTCATGGTGTGGTCGCTAAAGGCGCCGAGCTTGCTCAAAAGCGGTTTGAAGCCAAAGAAGCTTCACAATCCGATCCGCTGCAAGCCGAGATTCAGTTGAACGAAGTCGAAGTCCTTCGACAGCAAGCTCAGTTTGCCTGGGATGCCGCCTGGCAAGAGATGGCCGCCACCGCTGGCGTACCGGACATGCAGCGTAGTCAGCTATCCGGCGAGTTGAACCCTCAGATCGGTAACCTCGAGTGGAATGCGATCTACAGCGACTTGCTGGGCAACAGTCCGGAACTGCAAGCCAGCTACAGCCGGGTAAACCAGGCCCGCTCGAATATGACCCGACAAGAGGTCCAACATATTCCCAATATCATTGCTGCCATCGAAGCGGGACACGACAACAGCACCGGCAGCGGGATGATCAATGTTTTCGTCGGTGCCCCGATTCCTGTCTTTAACGATAACAGTGGTAACGTTTCGGCCGCGTATCGCGAATACTGCCGAGCTACCCATGCCGTGAAGCGTATCGAGATGTCGCTGAAAGCCCGGTTGGCTGGCGTCGCCAAGGAATACGACTCGGCCTTGGTCGCAGTCGAACGCTACGAACAACAAATCTTGCCGAAGGCAAAAAAGACGCTCGACCTGTCAGAACAAGCCTATGCGGCCGGCGAGTTTTCTTTCATTCAGGTTCTGATTGTCCGGCGAACGTACTTCAACACAAATCTTCAGTACATCGATGCCTTGGGTGAACTTGCCAAAGCGCATGCCAAGATCGACGGACTGCTTCTCACCGGCGGTTTGGACGAGCCCACCGACTTCCAAGGTGGCGACGGGCTGCGTGGTCAGACGTTTAGCCAGCAGTAGTTGTGACTCTGTGGGTGCCTTCTGTTGTTAGGAGGCATCCTTCATCCCGGCTTCAGGGTCGGAGGTCGCAGGGACGAGCCATCCGATTTGTCCTGCCGATTCGTTCTTGCCTCGTCCGATCAGAAACTTTCCAGGCGAGAGAGGAACGATGCCGTAGCTGGCGAAGTAGGGAAATCGCTTGGGCTCTTGGAAGTCGGCAGTCGTTCTCAGTAATTCTTGCGGCGTGCCATAACAGCCAAACCACCACTGACCGTCATGAAACGCGGCCGTTTGAATGCCTAGATAGGTTTGTCCGCTCGGGATGACATGTCTCTTGAGAAACTTGAACTCCGGATCGTATTCGTAGACATAATTCACTTCGATATCCGCCGGCAATCCACCTACCACAAAGAATCGCCCGTCGTGGTACTCCATGCCACCGGCTCCGTGCACAGCCTCCTGGACGGGATGCTTCACGAGTAGGTCAAGCGATGCGGCGTCGTACACGTAGACCCACGAATCAGCTTGCCCCGCCGGTTGATTGAACTTGCCAAGATTGGTGGCCACATAGACTTTTCCATCGTGGTAGCACAAGTCGCCATGATGCGTGGGCACTTCCACTTGGCGCAAGATCTTGCCGTCTGAGTTCGTCTTCACCAGTTTCGTGGTGAAAGACCAATAGATCTTCGCATCGTCGTCGGCACATACTCCTTGCAGATGTCCCGCATAGGCTCCTTCGCATTCGATCTTCTCGAAAGGAAGTTGCGTCTTCATTTTGGATTGAGCAAACAGAGATTCGCTCACTCCCAAAATGGCCGAGAAGGCGAGCGTTTGTTGAATGAAATTACGTCGGGGCATCCCCGATGGCTGGGAAGTTGAGTGAGCCATAGGTATCCGAAGTCTAGGAAGGTGATTGTTGGCAGGGAAATCTCTGGCGGCCGGACCAGTGGTGAAGTGGATGCCCGACTAAGCCATGCCTGAGGCTTTCAGCACGACCTCATGCACGGCCAGGTCATGTTGGCGATCCCAAGCAAGTTGTTTCTCGCCGCGGATGACTTTGGCCAGGTCAGTAAACTCTCCGTCGTAGCGGCCGCCTTGTCGTTTCAGGCTGAGGTGCTGCGTTCCTTTCTTGAACTGGCCGTAGGCTTCGGTCAGGGAAAGATCGACTTCACCCGATTCGAGTTGTTTGATCTCCAGCGCGCCACCTGAGCCGGCAACTTGGAATCGACGGCGGGGAAAGCCGAATGGGTCGAGGTGATTGCAGCGTACCGTGGCGGTGGCTTTCGGATAATCGAGCACTGCCAACTGGTTGTCGGCGAAAGTGTCTTGGGGTGCTTGGGTTCGTTTCGTGAAGGCGATCACTTCGTCCGGCTTGCCCAGGATCGTCACGACCGCGTCGATCAAGTGACAAGCAAGTTCAAACATGCCACCCCCTTCGTACTGGGCCAGATCCTTTCGCAGGCCAGGCGATGCCAGCTTGCCCATCATCGCGTCAATCTCGTAGATCTCGCCTAACCATCCTTCGCGAGCTGCTTGAAAGAGAAGCTCGAAGGCTGGGTTATACCGCAGCATGTAACCCATTTGAATCGTTCGCTTCTTCGCATCGGCGGCTTCGCATAGTTCACGAAACGCCGAGAGCGACTCCCCGGCCGGCTTATCCAAATGAATGTGCATGCCGGCTTCGATACACTTTCTAGCGGTGGGGACCAACTGCCTGACTTCCGTCTCGACCGCAACGGCTTGTAGGCCTGGTGTGTTCAAGAGTTGCTCGATCGACATCACCTTCAGGCCTTCGTACGACTTCCGCTGCGTGGCACTTTTGGCCAAATCGAGATCGACGTCTGCCAGCCCGACCACTTCATACGTATCGGACATCGACCGCATCGCGTCCATTTTGCCCGAGGCATGGGCATGAGAGGTACCGATCTGCCCGACCTTGATCTTGTTGCCCCTTGTCGGCTCGGCGGCATGCACGCCAGCAGCGAGAGTTGTGACGGCGGCGGCAGTCGCCGTGGTGAATTGGCGTCGGGTGAGATTCGTCATGGTGGCAGGCCTTTATCAGGTGGGATGGGTCTGCGACTAGTTTAGTCGGTTTTAGTGGCGAATTCGAGAAATGCCGAGCCGATTCCAAATTGCCAAAATATTACTGGAAAACGCGCTGAACCTTGTCACATTCCGTGTCCTTATATCGTCCGGTCGTTAGAACCAGCGGTTATTACCCCCTACTAACGAGGAAACCTCACCATGTTTCGCAGCATTCTTACTCTGGCCGTCGGCATCTTTTTGGGTACTGCCGGCGTCTTAGTTGCCCAGCACCAAGCCAAGCAGACGATCATTCCCATTTCGGCGCAAGATATTGTCGAGAAACTGGAAGGGCACGATGCGAAGGTTTCGGTGGTCGAAGTCCAACTTGATCCCCTGGGTGAAGGGATGCCGCATCGACACCCGGGCCCTGTCTTTGGCTACGTACTGGAAGGAAAGTACGAATTGGGGATCGATGATCAACCCACGAAAGTCTTTGAGCAGGGAGAAACATTCTACGAGCCAACAGGGTGCCTACATCGTGTAGGTAAGAACCCCCAGACGGCCGGCAAAACACGTGTAATTGCCGTGGTAGTTCATCCGCGTGATGCAAAGCAACTGGCGATTCCCGAACCGATGAACAAGCCCTAGAATCCGATTCCTACCGATAGCCGTTTCACCCAATCAGGCAAACCTTTCATGCAACCGACGCGCGATCGTAACGTATTCTTTGCGGAAGTCTTTCTCCGAATAGCATTGGCCGCCTCGTTTCTCTCAGCCGTGGCCGACCGATTCGGCATGTGGGGCGCACCGGGTGAGCCAGGTGTTGCCTGGGGGACGTGGAACCCGTTTGTCGAATATGTGGCACTACTGAACTGGTTCGCTCCAGTGGCGCTTCACGCGCCGCTAGGCTGGGTCGCGACGATCGCCGAAGTGATCATCGCAATCGGACTTCTCATCGGATGGAAGCTTCGCTGGTTCGCCCTGGCATCAGGGGCACTGCTTATGGTGTTTGCAGTGACCATGACCATTGCGACCGGAATCAAGTCGCCGCTGGATTACTCGGTCTTCACCGCCGCGGCGGCTTCGTTCTTATTGGCTGCGATTCCAACGAGTTCTCCAGCGGATTAGTTTGCATTGACTGTTGGAAGGGATGAGAATTGAGCGATCTTATTCGCTCGTCTCATCTTCCCTTCCACCCAGTGCTTTTTCGATGACTGGTCCCCTTCGATCGATTCTCCTGGTCTTAATACTTGCTTCGGCCAGTTGGGCGGAGGAGACTTCCAGGCCCAATATCCTGCTCGTTCTAACCGATGACCAAGGCTGGACGACGCTAGGGTGTTACGGCGGCAAAATCGTACCGACACCAAATCTCGATCAGCTCGCCAACTCAGGCGTTCGTTTCACCGATGCCTACGTAACTTCGCAGTGCACGCCAACTCGAGCGACGCTTCTTTCGGGGCAGTACACGGCCCGCAATCGCATGTGGCATGTGATTCCTTGGTATGGTTGCCCGTGGGCACGTGTCGAGGAAGTTCCGTTTGTCGAACAACTGGCCCGCGATCAACCGACGATCGCAGCACAGCTGCGGCAAGCCGGCTACGTAACGGGCATCGCAGGTAAGTGGCACTTGAACAATGGCGTCGATGGAAACTACAACGCGTTGAATCCGGAGAACGCCTCGCACTTTGGATTTGATTTCGTTGCTACGGCCGTTCCAAAAAAGCAGTTTGATCCAGGCGGTGATCGTGGAGTCGATTGGCTGACCGATCAGACGCTTCAGTTTGTCGAACAGAATCGACAGGGCCCGTGGTTCTTCTACCTGTCGCATCACATGATTCACGGCAAGGTAGTAGCCCCTAAAGAGCTGGAAGAAAAGTATCTCCAACAAGGCTACACCGACGAGGGACCTAATCGGGCCGTTTACCTGGCGGGTCTTGAAGCGATTGATCATTCGATCGGTAAGTTGATCGCAGGACTGAAAAAACTAGGTGAATACGAAGACACGGTCATCATCTTCCTAAGTGATAACGGCGGTATTGACTGGCGGTTGGATCATCGCAACTTGCAGAAGCCTCACCCGGACACACCGAAGCTGGCCGTTGATATCTACGAGTATGACAATGCCCCGCTCCGCGCCGGCAAAGGTTCGATCTATGAAGGAGGCGTGCGCGTTCCCCTAATCATGAGCTGGCCAAAAAAGTGGCCGGCCGGCAAAGTGATTCACACGCCGGTGCATGCCGTCGACCTGGCACCGACTTGCTTTCAACTAGCAGGGCACAAGCCTGTGGAAGACCAAGCGCTTGATGGCTTCGACTTAAGTGAACTCATCACGAAAGGTACCGACCCGAGTTTCACGGATCGACCGATCTACCAGTACAGTCCGATCTACGATTTGAACTGGGGCCTGACGCCGTGCGCGTCGATTCGCGTGGGAGACTTCAAGCTAATTGAAATGTTTGGCGATCGCTTCGATTCCGAGCATCAATATGTGCTCGGTCATCGAATCGAGCTGTATGACCTGAAGAAGGATCTAGGCGAGCAAAACGACCTTGTCGAAACGAAGCCAGAGGTGCGCAACAAACTGCATCGACAGCTTCGCGATTGGATGCGAGCGATGGACGTGCCAGCGCCACGATTAAACTCGCATTACGAACCCGCCCGGGCATTTGAAACGACGCGTGTTAAGACGGAGTGGGTAGTTGCTCCTTAATTGCACGGCGAATTCGATTTCCC includes:
- a CDS encoding MauE/DoxX family redox-associated membrane protein; amino-acid sequence: MQPTRDRNVFFAEVFLRIALAASFLSAVADRFGMWGAPGEPGVAWGTWNPFVEYVALLNWFAPVALHAPLGWVATIAEVIIAIGLLIGWKLRWFALASGALLMVFAVTMTIATGIKSPLDYSVFTAAAASFLLAAIPTSSPAD
- a CDS encoding TolC family protein, which produces MAIGKLNVWQWSLVLAIPSIAGCVLPHSKPATYSEEIVPLDPAPISQAETKSEVQVVDHQEPFSVIKPAVLEPTNILPPEIAPADIPAFEVAQATKVPALPTVEGKGMTLAQLQDLALANNPTIRQISASAQAASDYRYQVGLSANPIVGYSGSQLADQNTDQHLVTVEREFVTAGKLDLNRNVLGHAVEAQKWDVESQRYRVLTDVRLAFLDALVAQRRMDVIDDFHGVVAKGAELAQKRFEAKEASQSDPLQAEIQLNEVEVLRQQAQFAWDAAWQEMAATAGVPDMQRSQLSGELNPQIGNLEWNAIYSDLLGNSPELQASYSRVNQARSNMTRQEVQHIPNIIAAIEAGHDNSTGSGMINVFVGAPIPVFNDNSGNVSAAYREYCRATHAVKRIEMSLKARLAGVAKEYDSALVAVERYEQQILPKAKKTLDLSEQAYAAGEFSFIQVLIVRRTYFNTNLQYIDALGELAKAHAKIDGLLLTGGLDEPTDFQGGDGLRGQTFSQQ
- a CDS encoding Gfo/Idh/MocA family protein, producing the protein MTNLTRRQFTTATAAAVTTLAAGVHAAEPTRGNKIKVGQIGTSHAHASGKMDAMRSMSDTYEVVGLADVDLDLAKSATQRKSYEGLKVMSIEQLLNTPGLQAVAVETEVRQLVPTARKCIEAGMHIHLDKPAGESLSAFRELCEAADAKKRTIQMGYMLRYNPAFELLFQAAREGWLGEIYEIDAMMGKLASPGLRKDLAQYEGGGMFELACHLIDAVVTILGKPDEVIAFTKRTQAPQDTFADNQLAVLDYPKATATVRCNHLDPFGFPRRRFQVAGSGGALEIKQLESGEVDLSLTEAYGQFKKGTQHLSLKRQGGRYDGEFTDLAKVIRGEKQLAWDRQHDLAVHEVVLKASGMA
- a CDS encoding dihydrofolate reductase family protein; this translates as MRKIIYFVTASLDGFIARPNGAIDWLIQAEGNEDFGFSTFLESIDTVVQGRNTYEHVLTFGPYPYAEKKNFVFSRKMLQCQHAEVVRQPVSDFVRWIHSQPGKDVWVVGGGQLAASFLHVGAIDELKVFVQPIILGEGLPLVAHIGRDTRLKVKHSHTFGQGLVQIDYDVLR
- a CDS encoding cupin domain-containing protein, whose translation is MFRSILTLAVGIFLGTAGVLVAQHQAKQTIIPISAQDIVEKLEGHDAKVSVVEVQLDPLGEGMPHRHPGPVFGYVLEGKYELGIDDQPTKVFEQGETFYEPTGCLHRVGKNPQTAGKTRVIAVVVHPRDAKQLAIPEPMNKP
- a CDS encoding sulfatase-like hydrolase/transferase, translated to MTGPLRSILLVLILASASWAEETSRPNILLVLTDDQGWTTLGCYGGKIVPTPNLDQLANSGVRFTDAYVTSQCTPTRATLLSGQYTARNRMWHVIPWYGCPWARVEEVPFVEQLARDQPTIAAQLRQAGYVTGIAGKWHLNNGVDGNYNALNPENASHFGFDFVATAVPKKQFDPGGDRGVDWLTDQTLQFVEQNRQGPWFFYLSHHMIHGKVVAPKELEEKYLQQGYTDEGPNRAVYLAGLEAIDHSIGKLIAGLKKLGEYEDTVIIFLSDNGGIDWRLDHRNLQKPHPDTPKLAVDIYEYDNAPLRAGKGSIYEGGVRVPLIMSWPKKWPAGKVIHTPVHAVDLAPTCFQLAGHKPVEDQALDGFDLSELITKGTDPSFTDRPIYQYSPIYDLNWGLTPCASIRVGDFKLIEMFGDRFDSEHQYVLGHRIELYDLKKDLGEQNDLVETKPEVRNKLHRQLRDWMRAMDVPAPRLNSHYEPARAFETTRVKTEWVVAP